The stretch of DNA CCCCAACCCCTTACGATATTAGCCAGATGGGAGAAAGGGCTTCCCCCATCCCCCAAGCCTCCCATCGCATTTGCCCAAAGTCTATTTCCCTCAGCCAAAGACCCGCCGGTAAATCACGTCCACATGGCGCAGGTGGTGGCGATAGTCGAAGAGCTCCGCCAGCTCGGCGTCGCTGAGGTGGCGGCGGATGTCCGGGTCCCGGTGCACCACGTCGAAGAAGTTCTCCTCCCCCTCCCACACCAGCATGGCGGCCCGCTGCACCAGCCGATAGGCCGCATCCCGGGTGAGGCCTTTGTTTACCAGGGCCAGGAGCAGGCTCTGGGAGAAGACCAACCCCCGGCTGGCCTCCAGGTTCTCCCGCATGCGCTGGGGATAGACGAGGAGGTTTTTCAGGAGATTCATCAGGCGGTGCAGCATGAAATCCGCCAAAATGGAGCTGTCCGGGATGATGATGCGCTCCACCGAGGAGTGGCTGATGTCCCGTTCATGCCACAGGGCCACGTTCTCCAGGGCCGCCAAGGCGTTGGCCCTGAGCACCCGGGCCAGCCCGCAGAGGTTCTCCGAGAGCACCGGATTGCGCTTGTGGGGCATGGCGCTGGAGCCTTTCTGGCCGGGGGAGAAGTACTCCTCCGCCTCCCGCACCTCAGTGCGCTGCAGGTGGCGGATCTCCAGGGCGATGCGCTCCAGCCCCGCGCCGAGGAGGGCCAGAGTGGTGAGATACTGGGCGTGGCGGTCCCGCTGGATGACCTGGGTGGCGATGGGGGCAGGCCTGAGTCCCAGGCGGCGCATGGCGCTCTCCTCCACCGCGGGCGGCAGATGCGCAAAGGTGCCCACCGCGCCGGAGAGCTTGCCCACCGCCACCACCTCCCGGGCTTGGCGCAGGCGTTCCCGGTGGCGCTGAAACTCCGCATGCCAGAGGGCGAATTTGAGCCCGAAGGTGATGGGTTCGGCATGTACCCCGTGGGTGCGCCCCACCATCACCGTGTCCTTGTAAAGGAAAGCTTTCTCCTTTAAAACCGCCAGGAAGTCCTCCAGACCGGCCAGCAACAGATCCACGGACTCCGCCAGCCTGAGGGCCAGGGCGGTGTCCAGGATGTCCGAGGAGGTGAGGCCGAAATGAAAATAGCGGCCCCATTCGCCCAGGCCCGCGGCCACC from Desulfobaccales bacterium encodes:
- the purB gene encoding adenylosuccinate lyase, with the translated sequence MIPRYSREPMARIWSLENQFASWLKVELAALAALAEHGFVPPEVPGEIEARAKIDVQRILEIERTTHHDVAAFVDQVAAGLGEWGRYFHFGLTSSDILDTALALRLAESVDLLLAGLEDFLAVLKEKAFLYKDTVMVGRTHGVHAEPITFGLKFALWHAEFQRHRERLRQAREVVAVGKLSGAVGTFAHLPPAVEESAMRRLGLRPAPIATQVIQRDRHAQYLTTLALLGAGLERIALEIRHLQRTEVREAEEYFSPGQKGSSAMPHKRNPVLSENLCGLARVLRANALAALENVALWHERDISHSSVERIIIPDSSILADFMLHRLMNLLKNLLVYPQRMRENLEASRGLVFSQSLLLALVNKGLTRDAAYRLVQRAAMLVWEGEENFFDVVHRDPDIRRHLSDAELAELFDYRHHLRHVDVIYRRVFG